The Penaeus monodon isolate SGIC_2016 chromosome 5, NSTDA_Pmon_1, whole genome shotgun sequence genome window below encodes:
- the LOC119573489 gene encoding transmembrane protein 272-like, producing MSTYGSIAYQMRDANMDSNNTCEFVYKALKIICKTVLMTVLLTLAMTVPVLMVIMGVQYIRECPLEPHIPIYLLVGGCFGTLKILWLLCQQVRSRRYERIDDAFAEDGLEEIFTSTSYRATDVALTIFLLIWFGMGNYWVYRIYLPNFQNHLYEPNNWCVASGFVFEVYSCSCFYYLLVLRETADSELCEVDDYLSAVPPGCSDAVTSLHSLL from the exons ATGTCGACGTACGGGTCCATCGCCTACCAGATGCGGGACGCCAACATGGACTCCAACAACACGTGCGAGTTCGTGTACAAGGCTCTCAAGATTATATGCAAGACAG TGCTGATGACAGTGTTGCTGACACTGGCAATGACAGTCCCTGTGCTCATGGTTATCATGG GTGTGCAGTACATCCGCGAGTGCCCTTTGGAGCCGCACATCCCGATATACCTGCTGGTGGGAGGCTGCTTCGGTACCCTCAAGATCCTGTGGCTCCTGTGCCAGCAG GTGCGATCCCGTCGCTATGAGCGTATCGACGACGCCTTCGCCGAGGACGGTCTGGAGGAGATCTTCACGTCGACGAGCTACAGGGCGACGGACGTGGCCCTCACGATCTTCCTGCTCATCTGGTTCGGAATGGGCAACTACTGGGTCTACAGGATCTACCTTCCCAATTTCCAAAACCATCTCTATGAACCTAATAATTGGTGCGTCGCCTCGGGTTTTGTATTTGAGGTTTACAGTTGCAGTTGCTTTTATTATCTCCTAGTCCTCAGAGAGACGGCTGACAGCG AGTTGTGTGAAGTCGACGATTACCTGTCCGCTGTGCCACCAGGCTGTTCGGACGCCGTCACTTCGCTTCACAGTCTGCTGTAG